One Bacteroidota bacterium genomic region harbors:
- a CDS encoding cysteine desulfurase → MASRSASAIYLDYAATTPLDPRARRAMMPYLGPEYGNPSSIHQAGRRVRATLEEARERIAALIGAQPGELIFTSGGTEAINMALWGLVLATGRRHIVTTAVEHHAVLHVLPALRHLGVRATVLPVDAWGRVDPDQVRAALEPDTALVSVIHANNELGTLNPVAEIARACRERGVWVHVDAVQSMGKFRFRVDELGVDLLSASAHKFYGPKGVGFLYVRSGTPFEPLVRGGSQERNRRGGTENVAGLVGMARALELAWQEASRYWAHAERLRALLLAELSAVLGSAVRINSPEQDRLPHILNISFPPRAGRALDGELLLFNLDLEGLCVSNGAACSSGAFEPSHVLRAIGLDEPTARASVRISTGKPTRPEEVQEAVCRLTRVLRRMGWPLEAATVR, encoded by the coding sequence ATGGCGAGTCGATCGGCCAGCGCGATCTATCTGGACTACGCGGCCACTACGCCTCTAGACCCGCGCGCGCGCAGGGCCATGATGCCCTATCTGGGGCCAGAGTACGGCAATCCCTCCTCGATTCACCAGGCCGGTCGGCGCGTGCGCGCTACCCTTGAGGAGGCCCGAGAGCGCATAGCCGCCCTTATAGGGGCGCAGCCGGGCGAGCTAATCTTTACAAGCGGCGGCACAGAGGCCATCAACATGGCCCTCTGGGGGCTGGTCTTGGCCACAGGCCGTCGGCACATTGTAACCACGGCCGTGGAGCATCACGCCGTGCTGCACGTGCTACCGGCCTTAAGGCACCTCGGGGTGCGAGCCACGGTGTTGCCGGTTGACGCGTGGGGCCGCGTGGACCCGGATCAAGTGCGTGCGGCACTTGAGCCCGATACGGCTCTGGTTTCGGTGATCCACGCCAACAACGAGCTCGGAACCCTTAATCCCGTTGCGGAGATCGCGCGCGCCTGCCGGGAGCGGGGGGTCTGGGTGCACGTCGATGCCGTGCAAAGCATGGGCAAGTTTCGCTTCCGGGTCGATGAGCTCGGCGTGGATCTGCTTTCGGCCTCGGCGCATAAGTTTTATGGTCCCAAGGGGGTCGGGTTCCTGTATGTGCGATCGGGAACCCCGTTTGAGCCTCTTGTGCGCGGCGGGTCGCAGGAGCGCAACCGCAGGGGGGGCACGGAGAACGTGGCCGGCCTTGTCGGCATGGCGCGCGCCCTGGAGCTGGCCTGGCAAGAGGCGTCTCGATACTGGGCTCACGCCGAAAGGCTGCGCGCGCTGCTGTTGGCCGAGTTGAGCGCCGTCCTGGGCTCGGCGGTGCGGATAAACAGCCCCGAACAGGACCGACTGCCTCACATCCTGAACATTTCCTTTCCTCCCCGAGCGGGCCGCGCGCTGGACGGGGAGCTACTGCTGTTCAACTTGGATCTGGAGGGCCTCTGTGTCTCCAACGGGGCGGCCTGCTCCAGTGGGGCCTTTGAGCCCTCTCATGTGCTGCGGGCCATAGGGCTCGATGAGCCCACCGCTCGCGCTTCGGTGCGCATCTCCACGGGCAAACCCACGCGCCCCGAAGAGGTTCAGGAGGCCGTCTGCCGTCTGACCCGCGTTTTGCGGCGCATGGGTTGGCCTCTAGAGGCCGCTACAGTTCGTTAG
- a CDS encoding tetratricopeptide repeat protein, whose product MKYRLVGCIVTLGGLLSVVTAQASELELVRQAMEAGRWIEARARLERLLRERPDWYAARRMRVEVYLRLGLLAEAEAEVTALRAQGESDPEWWRLMGDVQAAGGRWDGAYEAYQRGRELSPRDRTLLLRLGGAALWIQAFEPARQAFEAVLRERPQDPEAHYGLARLEALLGKPELALRHLEVCFAQGWIQPEAIRRDPVFVKVTRLPGFPR is encoded by the coding sequence GTGAAATACCGATTAGTCGGCTGCATAGTGACGCTAGGTGGGCTTCTTTCCGTAGTCACAGCCCAGGCATCGGAGCTGGAGCTCGTGCGTCAGGCTATGGAGGCGGGGCGCTGGATTGAAGCCCGAGCCCGCCTGGAACGCCTGCTTCGGGAACGGCCCGATTGGTATGCAGCGCGCCGGATGCGGGTGGAAGTATACCTGCGTCTGGGGCTGCTGGCCGAGGCCGAGGCTGAGGTGACCGCCCTGCGCGCCCAAGGGGAGTCGGATCCCGAGTGGTGGCGCCTCATGGGGGATGTGCAGGCGGCTGGGGGGCGTTGGGACGGCGCCTATGAGGCCTATCAACGAGGCCGGGAGCTCAGCCCCCGGGATCGAACCCTGCTGCTTCGCCTGGGCGGGGCCGCGCTTTGGATTCAGGCCTTTGAGCCGGCGCGTCAGGCCTTCGAGGCCGTGCTTCGGGAGCGGCCTCAGGATCCCGAAGCGCATTACGGACTGGCACGCCTGGAAGCTCTTTTGGGAAAACCGGAGCTCGCTCTGCGGCATCTGGAGGTCTGCTTTGCACAGGGCTGGATTCAGCCGGAAGCGATCCGCAGGGATCCGGTCTTCGTCAAGGTGACGCGCTTGCCCGGCTTCCCCCGCTAA
- a CDS encoding biotin--[acetyl-CoA-carboxylase] ligase codes for MSIQLMTDKNAQPLANWQPARFEACLRTRLLGRVARYEPEVDSTNTLLQAWAKAGAPTGALVVADYQRAGRGRWGRSWLSSPAQNLLVSVLLEPAPVAAGWQALACAVALAEVLAEWAPGCGVQLKWPNDVWLNGRKVAGILIESAAERLVVGVGLNVNEGLFPAALAERATSLRREIGRLVEREPLLAAILERLEAWWEILQEGRIDSLQAAYEARMLFRGSWVPLRWPPEAAPRQVLLLGLAPDGGLRIRTQAGQEACVYAAEVSIGGELHVADRGYR; via the coding sequence TTGTCGATTCAGCTTATGACAGACAAAAATGCACAGCCCCTGGCAAACTGGCAACCTGCTCGGTTTGAGGCGTGTCTGCGCACTCGGCTCTTGGGGCGGGTGGCCCGTTACGAGCCCGAGGTGGACTCGACGAACACGCTCTTGCAGGCGTGGGCCAAGGCCGGGGCTCCGACGGGGGCGCTTGTGGTGGCCGACTACCAGCGCGCCGGTCGGGGCCGATGGGGGCGCTCTTGGCTTTCCTCGCCGGCGCAGAACCTGCTGGTCTCGGTGCTACTGGAGCCGGCCCCCGTTGCGGCGGGATGGCAGGCGCTGGCCTGCGCGGTGGCGCTAGCGGAGGTCCTGGCCGAGTGGGCGCCGGGGTGCGGAGTGCAGCTCAAATGGCCAAACGACGTTTGGCTCAATGGACGTAAGGTGGCCGGTATCTTGATCGAATCTGCCGCCGAGCGTCTGGTTGTGGGTGTGGGGCTGAACGTGAACGAGGGCTTGTTTCCCGCAGCGCTGGCGGAGCGCGCCACCTCCTTGCGCCGCGAGATCGGCCGGCTCGTAGAACGAGAGCCGCTATTGGCGGCCATTTTGGAGCGCTTGGAGGCCTGGTGGGAGATCCTGCAGGAGGGGCGGATCGACTCGCTTCAGGCCGCATACGAGGCCCGGATGCTCTTTCGGGGCTCCTGGGTTCCGCTCAGATGGCCGCCTGAGGCCGCCCCACGGCAGGTTTTGCTGCTGGGGCTGGCCCCTGACGGGGGGTTGCGCATACGAACCCAAGCGGGCCAAGAGGCCTGTGTGTACGCCGCAGAGGTGTCAATCGGAGGAGAGCTCCATGTGGCTGACCGTGGATATCGGTAA
- a CDS encoding type III pantothenate kinase codes for MWLTVDIGNSTVVGGLFEGYRLVHTFQRRTDASAPVSAYVDWLREGIGDRSVERAGLVSVVPALTGVMNEAIQAVTGSAPLLVQPKLKLPVQMGYHTPETLGMDRLCGAAAAFNRHRQAVIVVDAGTALTFNVVDDQGVFLGGAITAGLELILRSLHQDTALLPEVNLQLPRYPVGRSTQACIQVGVLYGMIDLVTGLVQRIRKHLKVDSKVILTGGWSGFLSQYLPVDEHDPYLVLHGVRLIMTLNAPAETAVPEAQSATS; via the coding sequence ATGTGGCTGACCGTGGATATCGGTAATTCGACCGTCGTAGGGGGCCTGTTCGAAGGCTATCGGCTCGTGCACACCTTCCAGCGCCGAACCGACGCCAGCGCCCCCGTTTCGGCCTATGTGGATTGGCTGCGCGAGGGGATCGGGGATCGCTCCGTAGAGCGCGCTGGGCTGGTTTCGGTGGTCCCCGCCCTGACGGGCGTCATGAACGAGGCCATTCAGGCTGTTACGGGCTCTGCGCCGCTGCTGGTGCAGCCTAAGCTCAAGCTTCCGGTGCAGATGGGCTACCATACGCCGGAGACGTTGGGCATGGATCGCCTCTGTGGGGCGGCGGCGGCCTTTAACCGGCATCGGCAGGCCGTGATCGTCGTAGATGCCGGCACAGCGCTTACGTTTAACGTGGTGGACGATCAAGGGGTGTTTCTGGGAGGGGCCATTACGGCTGGGCTAGAGCTTATTTTGCGCTCCCTGCACCAGGATACGGCCCTGTTGCCTGAGGTCAACCTGCAGCTACCCCGCTACCCAGTGGGGCGTTCCACGCAGGCCTGCATTCAGGTGGGGGTCCTCTATGGGATGATCGACCTCGTCACGGGCCTGGTGCAGCGCATCCGCAAGCACTTGAAGGTGGACTCCAAGGTCATCCTCACCGGCGGCTGGTCGGGGTTTTTGTCGCAATACCTGCCCGTAGACGAGCACGATCCGTACTTGGTGTTACACGGCGTGCGCCTCATCATGACCCTGAACGCGCCGGCCGAGACGGCCGTGCCCGAGGCGCAGTCGGCCACCTCGTAG
- a CDS encoding N-acetylmuramoyl-L-alanine amidase: MSSLLGRIPLALCVFALGLAQIRVSAAQPTLLREITVVPRKDGQGYVVRFHTNRLPREYSWQMGPAGHIRILLPQVRLARFSPPAAPIGPVRSIRLHKQGSTLRVELALDPTLPVRPALYPDAERPHLLLGLTLTTPEAPAPTAQHSAPSAAPTPQGEVSKSRWSLDVVAIDPGHGGHDAGAVYHGVREKDITLGIAERLGRMLEQELGLRVVHTRTDDRFVDLYRRGQIANEAGAKLFISIHANVSPSSRHTRGTETYFMGLHKTEEARRVMERENAVIRLEADPERYRDFTEEQLIIHTLAQSAFLREAERLAELVEKAFAAQGRPSRGVKQAGFVVLWRPSMPSILVEVGFLSNPEEARWLASSEGQESVARAIFRAVAQYKLRYERALQASFAADSNP; this comes from the coding sequence ATGTCGAGCTTGCTTGGCCGTATACCGCTGGCGCTATGCGTCTTCGCCCTGGGCTTAGCGCAAATAAGGGTCTCCGCAGCACAGCCGACGTTGCTGCGAGAGATCACCGTCGTCCCACGCAAAGATGGCCAAGGTTATGTGGTGCGTTTCCACACCAACCGCTTGCCGAGGGAATATAGCTGGCAAATGGGGCCAGCAGGGCACATCCGCATCTTGCTCCCCCAGGTGCGCTTGGCCAGGTTTTCGCCTCCTGCTGCGCCCATAGGCCCTGTGCGATCAATCCGGCTGCATAAGCAGGGCTCCACACTGCGTGTGGAGCTGGCGCTAGATCCCACCCTTCCGGTGCGCCCGGCGCTATATCCAGACGCCGAACGCCCCCACCTGCTGCTCGGCTTGACGCTTACGACGCCCGAAGCCCCAGCCCCCACGGCCCAGCATAGCGCCCCCAGTGCTGCGCCAACGCCACAAGGGGAGGTGAGCAAATCCCGCTGGAGCTTGGACGTAGTGGCCATCGACCCGGGACATGGGGGACACGATGCGGGAGCCGTCTACCACGGGGTGCGGGAGAAAGACATCACGCTAGGCATCGCGGAGCGCCTGGGCCGGATGTTAGAACAAGAACTCGGGCTGCGGGTAGTGCACACGCGCACCGATGATCGCTTCGTGGACCTGTATCGAAGGGGGCAGATCGCCAACGAAGCCGGAGCCAAACTCTTTATCAGCATCCATGCCAACGTCTCCCCTAGCTCGCGGCATACGCGCGGCACCGAAACGTACTTTATGGGGCTACACAAAACCGAAGAGGCCCGGCGCGTAATGGAACGCGAGAACGCCGTTATCCGGCTTGAGGCAGATCCAGAGCGCTACCGGGACTTCACCGAAGAGCAGCTCATCATCCACACGCTCGCCCAAAGCGCATTTTTGCGCGAGGCCGAGCGCTTAGCTGAACTGGTGGAGAAGGCCTTCGCGGCGCAAGGCCGCCCGAGCCGAGGGGTAAAGCAAGCGGGCTTTGTGGTCCTCTGGCGTCCCTCGATGCCCAGCATTCTTGTTGAAGTGGGGTTCCTGAGCAACCCCGAAGAGGCCCGCTGGCTGGCAAGCTCGGAGGGACAAGAGTCTGTGGCGCGCGCCATCTTCAGGGCCGTGGCGCAGTATAAGCTGCGCTACGAGCGCGCACTGCAAGCTAGCTTTGCCGCCGACAGCAACCCGTAA